The DNA segment GAGACCCACATCGAGAGGAATGCGGTGGAGATCATCAGTCCGAGGATGATCCGGCGTGGATGGGTGCCAACGCGGCGCAGGGTCAGCAACGCGATCCGGCGGTGCAGGTTCCATTTCTGCATGGCGATGGCGATGAGGAAGCCGCCGAGGAACAGGAACACGATGGGGTTTGCGTAGGGCGCCGTCGCCTCTGCCACCGTCGATCCGGAGAGCATCGGCAGCAGGACAATCGGCAGCAGCGATGTCACTGACAGCGGAAGCGCCTCGGTCATCCACCACACGGCCATCAGGCCGGCAATAGCCGCGACCGCCCGGGCCTCGTTAGGGAGCTCAGACCCGCCCAGGGCGAAGTAGATCACCAGGGCGATCGCCACCCCGAGTCCCCGCACCATCCAGAGGCGCCCTGCCGACCGGGTCGGCTCGCCGCCCTCGGTTGCGGCGGCTGTTGAAGTACCGCCCGCTCTTGATTCTTCTGCCTGATCACTCATAAGTTCAGCTCCTGCACGCCGTCGTGTTTTGAGTCACAACGTAACACGGGTGGTCATACCGATAACGGATGTTGCGGCCTACATACCGGCAGGGGGTCTGAAGTAGGCTCGGGTGTATGACTTCAGCAGAGATCCCAGCACCTTACGGGTCGGGCGCCCGGGACGCCGACGCCGTCGCGCCAGCGGTGGACGCCACGCCCCGGACGCCGGCCCGGATCCGCACCCATCACCTCCAGCAGGCCAAGACCGAGGGTCGGCGCTTCGCGATGCTCACCGCCTACGACCAGTACGCAGCGGAGATTTTCGACGACGCCGGCATCGAGGTGCTGCTCGTCGGTGATTCCGCCGCGAACAACGTACTCGGCTACAGCACCACACTGCCGATCACCGTGGACGAAATGATCATCTTCTCCCGCGCCGTCACCAACGGAGCGCACCGCGCGCTGGTGGTCTGCGACCTGCCATTCGGCAGCTATGAGGTCTCCCCCGCCCAGGCCATCGAGTCGTCGGTGCGTCTGATGAAGGAGGGCGGGGTCCACGCGGTGAAAATGGAGGGCGGACGGCATTACGCTGACACCGTCCGGGCCCTGTCCACCGCTGGAATCCCGGTGATGGCCCACGTCGGATTCACGCCGCAGAGCGAGCACGCCCTGGGCGGGTACCGGGTCCAGGGACGGGGTGACGCCGCCCAGGAACTGATTGACGACGCCGTGGCCCTCGCCGACGCCGGAGCATTCTGCGTCCTAATGGAGATGGTTCCCGCCGACGTGGCTGCCGCCGTCGACCGCGCCATCGGAGTGCCGACCATTGGGATCGGCGCCGGCAACGCGACCACCGGGCAGGTCCTGGTCTGGCAGGACATGGCAGGGGTCCGGACCGGGCGTCAGCCGAAGTTCGTCAAGCAGTTCGCTGATGTGCGGTCGGTACTGGCCGCGGCCGCGACGACCTACGGCGAGGAAGTACGCAACGGCACCTTCCCCGGACCGGAACACAGCTTCTGAGCTACTGCTCGTCCTCGGCGTCCCACGCCTGGTTGCGCTGCGCCACCTTCTCCAGGGCGCGCTCAGCCTCAGCCCGGGTGGGATAAGGCCCAATCAGTTTCCGCCAATCGGACTGTGCGTCCTCTTCAATCTCGTGGGTCTGTACGTTGTACCAGAACTCGGCCATGGGTGTCCTCCTCGATGGTCACTTTCGGCGGGACGCCGTACCGCCTATAAGATCAAGAGTATGCCTCAGCAATCCGTCAGCGCACCCGTAGGAACGCTTGTTCCGGGGACCGTCAGCCCACAGCTGCCGGTTCCGGCCAGCATTACCCGCCCAGAGTACGTCGGCCGCAGCGGGCCAGCACCCTTCACCGGGTCCGAGGTCAAGACTCCGGAGACGATCGAAAAGATCCGCCGGGCCAGCCGCCTGGCCGCTCAGGCCATCGTCGAGGTGGGACGCCACATTGAGCCTGGCGTCACCACCGACCACCTGGATCGGGTGGGACACCAGTTCCTTGTGGAGAATGGCGCGTACCCCTCAACTCTGGGCTACCGCGGGTTCCCGAAGTCCATCTGCTCCTCGTTGAACGAGGTGATCTGCCACGGCATCCCCGACACCACGG comes from the Arthrobacter sp. CAN_C5 genome and includes:
- a CDS encoding SPOR domain-containing protein, whose translation is MAEFWYNVQTHEIEEDAQSDWRKLIGPYPTRAEAERALEKVAQRNQAWDAEDEQ
- the panB gene encoding 3-methyl-2-oxobutanoate hydroxymethyltransferase is translated as MTSAEIPAPYGSGARDADAVAPAVDATPRTPARIRTHHLQQAKTEGRRFAMLTAYDQYAAEIFDDAGIEVLLVGDSAANNVLGYSTTLPITVDEMIIFSRAVTNGAHRALVVCDLPFGSYEVSPAQAIESSVRLMKEGGVHAVKMEGGRHYADTVRALSTAGIPVMAHVGFTPQSEHALGGYRVQGRGDAAQELIDDAVALADAGAFCVLMEMVPADVAAAVDRAIGVPTIGIGAGNATTGQVLVWQDMAGVRTGRQPKFVKQFADVRSVLAAAATTYGEEVRNGTFPGPEHSF